The Dyadobacter sp. 676 DNA window CTTGTTCAATAGAAGTATAAAAGCGCTACATTGCCGCTTTTTTACAATATGAAGTATCTTTAAAAAGCGTTTTTGCAAAATATAATCTATAACTACTCTTCTTGAACAAATTTTATTTTTAGGTAAGTCTATGCGTACGATCATGTTGGTGGCCGGGATCATCGTCGCGCTGGTTTTGGGAAAGTTGTTCATTTTTTCAAAGCCCGGCGAGGGGCCCAATGCGAAGAAAGGTGGGGAAAGCAAAAATGCAAAGTCCTCCGGCGGAGCCGTGCCGGTGAATGTGTTTGTCGTCGGGAAGGAGTCCATTGAAAACCAGATTTTCGCTTCCGGCACCGTGTTGCCCAATGAAGAAGTGAACCTGATGTCGGAAATATCGGGGAGGCTGGTGAAACTCGACATCAAGGAAGGATCGTACGTTGCCAAGGGCCAGCTGATCGCGAAAATCAATGACCGCGAGCTCCGTGCGCAGTTACAGAAGGTTGCCTATAACCAGGATCTAAGCAAAAAAATAGAAGCCAGACAGAAAAAATTATTGAACGTAGAAGCGATTAACCTCGAAGAATACGATGTCACCTCCAATAATATCCGGGTTCTCGAAGCGGAGAAGGAAGTAATTGAAGCACAGCTCGAAAAGACGGAAATCCGCGCCCCATTCAGCGGGCGGATCGGATTGAAATTTATCAGTGAAGGTGCATACCTGGCTCCGGGTACGCCCATCGCAACGATCGTGCAAAGCAATCCGGTAAAAATCGACTTTACGGTTCCCGAAAAATACAGTCCGAGCATTCGCCTGGGAAGTTCCGTGAAGTTTAACCTCGACGGCGATCCCTCGACATACACGGCCAGGATACTCGCCGTGGATCCGAAAGTGGACGAGAGCCTGCGCACGCTGCGGGTCCGCGCCGTGGCAAACAACCCCGAGGGCCGGTTTGTGCCGGGTATGTTTGTGAAGGTGCTGGCCGACCTGGACGCCAACCGTTCGGCGATGATGATCCCGACAGAGGCAATCGTGCCGGTTTTGAAAGGCAAGAAGGTATTTGTCGTGAAGAACGGCAAGGCGCAGGAAGCCATGGTAACCACCGGCTTACGCACCGATAAAAAGATCCAGATCATAGACGGGTTACAGCCCGGCGATTCGTTGATTACGTCCGGTATCATCGCTATCAAACCTAACACTGCCGTGAAGGTCAACCTATGAGCATCTCAACGCTTTCCATCAAAAGGCCGGTTCTTGCGATTGTCATGAACCTGTTGATCATATTGTTCGGGTTTCTGGGATATAAGTTCCTGGGCATGCGGGAGTTTCCCTCGATTGACCCGCCCGTGGTTTCCATACGCACGAGCTACACCGGAGCGAATGCGGACATCATCGAATCGCAGATCACCGAACCGCTCGAAAAGCAGCTGAACAGTATCGAAGGCATTAAGTCCATCAGTTCCACCAGCAGCCAGGGAACGAGCCAGATCACCGTCGAATTCGATATTGGGGTGGATATGGAGCGTGCCGCGAACGACGTGCGCGACAAGGTGGGTTCTGCCTCGCGGACTTTGCCGCTCGACATCGACGGGCCGCCGGTGGTGAGCAAGGCCGACGCCAACTCCGAACCGATTATCGTCCTGACGTTCACGAGTAATACCCGCTCGCATCTCGAGGTGAGCGACTATGCCGAAAACGTGATCGCGCAGCGCTTGCAAACCATCGAGGGCGTGAGCGAGATCCGGATTTTCGGACAAAAGAAATATGCGATGCGGATCTGGATGGACCCGGTCAAAATGGCTGCATTAGGCATTACGACCCAGGATGTCAAAGCCGCGCTCGACAAGGAGAACGTGGAGCTGCCGAGCGGAAAGCTGGCCGGAGACAACACCGAATTGACTGTGAAAACAATCGGCCGGTTCCGCACGGAGGAAGATTTCAATGAAATGATCGTCAAGAATTCGGCCACGCAAACCATTCATCTCAAAGATGTCGGATTTGCGCAGCTGGGGCCCGAAAATGAGGAAACGATCCTGCGCCTCGACAATGTGCCGATGATCGGTCTGGCCATTTCACCCATGCCAGGCGCCAATTATCTCGATATCGCGAAGGAAGTCAATAAACGGATGGCAGCCATCAAAAAGGAACTTCCCAAGGATTACAAGTTGGATACGCTGATCGACAACACTATTTTCGTCGAGCGCTCTATCGAAGAAGTGGGGGAGACGTTGTTGATCGCCATTGTGCTGGTGGTGATCATTATTTACCTGTTCTTCCGCGACTGGCTCATTGCTTTCCGCCCGTTGATCGACATTCCCGTTTCACTGATCGGGACATTTTTCATCATGTACATCATGGGTTTTTCCGTGAATGTGCTCACGCTTCTCGCAATCGTGCTCGCGACGGGGCTGGTAGTGGATGACGGCATTGTGGTCACCGAAAATATTTTCAAGAAAATCGAGCAGGGTATGAGCCCGATCGAGGCGGCAATCAAGGGTTCGAATGAGATCATTTTTGCGGTTTTATCGACGTCCATTACGCTTGCGTCGGTTTTCCTGCCGGTGATTTTTATGGAAGGTTTTGTAGGAAAACTGTTCCGTGAGTTCGGTATCGTTATTTCTGCCGCTGTATTGATCTCCGCATTCGTTTCGCTGACGCTTACGCCCATGCTGAATGCGTACCTGGTGCGCAAGACGCACAAGAAGAGCTGGTTTTACGAAAAAACGGAGCCGTTCTTTGAAAAAATTACCAACGATTATGGCAATGCGCTGGCGAAGTTTCTCAAAATGCGTTGGGTTGCCGTTCCGCTGGTGGCTGCCACAGTGGGAATGGTCTGGTTTTTCGGTAAAGATCTGCAATCGGAGCTGGCTCCCCTCGACGACCGCAACTGGTTCCGTATCAACATGACCACGCCGGAAGGATCATCGTTCGAATTTACGGACCGGTATGTGCAGGAAGTAGGTAATATGCTTATGGATTCGATGCCGGGAAGAAAAGGATTGATGCTCATTACTTCTCCCGGAAATTCCGGACTCGGGGCCGCCAATACCGGCAGCGGCCGGATTGCCCTGGTAGACAAAAAGTTAAGAAAAGAGTCGCAGCAGGAAATCGCCGATTATATCAATAAAAAACTCAAACAAATGCCCGATGCCAAGTCGTTTGTGGTGCAGCAGCAGACGATCTCGGTGGATTCGCGCGGCGGTTTGCCGATCCAGTATGTGATCCAGGCACCGGATTTTGAAAAATTGAGGGAATACCTTCCCAAATTCATGGAAGAAGTGTCGAACGACCCCACTTTTGCGATCACGGACGTAAACCTGAAATTCAGTAAACCGGAAATCCAGATCGTGATCGACCGGGAAAAGGCTAAATCATTGGGTATTTCGGTGCAGGACGTGGCGCAGACGATGCAACTGGCATTTGCGGGGCAGCGTTTTGGCTATTTCACCATGAATGGCCGTCAATATCAGGTAATCGGCCAGTACGACCGTGCCAACCGCGACGAGCCGCTGGATTTGAAGAGTATGTTTGTCAAAACGAATACAGGCAGTCTCGTTCAGCTCGACAACATTGTGAAAGCGGAAGAAGAAAGCAGCCCGCCGCAGCTTTTCCACTACAACCGTTACATGAGCGCGACCGTGCAGGCGGCGCTCGCGCCGGGCAAGACCATCGGGGACGGCATTGCTGCAATGGACCGCATTCGCGACAAATTGAACGACGAAACGATCCAGACCGCATTGAGCGGCTCCTCGCGCGACTATGCGGAAAGCTCGTCGAACACGATGTTCTCATTCTTCCTCGCATTGGTGCTGATCTACTTCATCCTCGCGGCGCAGTTCGAAAGTTTCGTCGACCCGTTTATCATCATGTTCACCGTTCCGCTTGCGATTGGAGGAGCGGTGTTCTCGCTCTGGTTCTTCGATCAGACATTGAACATTTTCAGTCAGATCGGGATGATTATGCTGATAGGTCTGGTTACCAAGAATGGTATCCTAATCGTCGAATTCGCGAATCAGCTGCGCGAGCAGGGGCGAAGCATTCAGGAAGCTGCCCTGGAAGCTGCCACATTGCGTTTCAGGCCTATCCTGATGACCAGTTTGGCGACGATCCTCGGGGCGTTGCCGATTGCCATGGCGCTCGGTTCCGCGGGCCGGAGCAGGATGTCGATGGGTATCGTGATCATGGGCGGTCTGCTGTTTTCGCTTGTTCTCACGCTGTATGTCATCCCGGCTATTTATACGTTCTTTTCGCGGCCCAAAAATTTCGAGAAGATAAAAATGATAGAACGCGTTGCCCGCGATAGTGAATTGGAAGAGCCGGCGCATTTTTAAGGGGTAAGCATGCGGTTGACTCACATTCGAAATACCTCCGATCTTTCACGCTTTGTTGCAGAAGAGGTATGATCTCTTTGTTACCAATGAGACTTGAGCGAATATTCCGTACTATTTTTGGCAATTGATTGAACAAGATGCCGACGATAACAGGTTTGTAGATTGCGCGGTTAGTCCCGGCGTTGATTTTCATGCTTTTTATCCTGAAAACAAAACGAGACCGACATTGCTGCCGGCCTCGTTTTGTTTTATGATTCAACGCTTACAAAGCAAATTTCGCTTTGATAGCATCTACAAAATCGAGTTTCTCCCAGGTAAAGAGTTCAACTTCAACTTCTTTTTCTTCGCCGTTAGCACCTTTGAAGGTTTTCTTAACGATCTCGTTTTTGCGTCCCATGTGACCGTAAGCGGCTGTTTCGGAATAGATCGGGTTACGCAGTTTCAGACGCTGCTCGATAGCGTACGGGCGCATGTCGAAGATCTCCCCGATTTTTGCCGCGATTGCTCCGTCGTTGTCGGCCACTTTTGCAGTTCCGTACGTGTTCACGTACAGGCCGCAAGGTTCGGCGACACCGATCGCGTAGGAAACCTGCACGAGAACTTCGTCGCATAGCCCTGCCGCTACCATGTTTTTAGCGATGTGGCGGGTCGCATATGCCGCAGAGCGGTCGACTTTCGAAGGATCTTTTCCGGAGAATGCACCACCGCCGTGTGCGCCTTTACCACCGTAAGTATCCACGATGATTTTACGGCCAGTCAGACCGGTGTCGCCATGAGGCCCGCCGATTACAAATTTTCCGGTAGGGTTGATATGGTGCGTAATATCGCCTGTGAACAGCTTTTGCAGTTCAGGCGTCAGTTTTGCCTTCACGCGGGGGATAACGATATCGATTATGTCGCTTTTGATTTTTGCGAGCATCGCTTCCTCCGTGTCGAAGTCGTCATGCTGCGTCGAAACGACGATGGTATCGATACGTTGCGGCACATTGTCATCGCTATATTCGATCGTTACCTGTGACTTCGCGTCTGGCCGCAGATAAGGGATAAGTGAAGGCTCATTGTTGCGGATGTACGACATCTCCTGGAGAATCTTGTGGGCCAGGTCGAGTGCAAGCGGCATGTAGTTCGCAGTCTCGCGGGTCGCGTATCCGAACATCATACCCTGGTCGCCGGCACCTTGCGCATTCGCTTTGGATTCGAAATCTTCGGCAGCCGCTGCGCGGTCTACCCCCTGGTTGATATCCGCGCTCTGGTCGTGGATTGCCGAGAGAATACCGCAGGAGTTGGCTTCAAACATGTATTCACTCTTCGTGTAACCAATTCTTTTGATCACATCGCGTGTGATTTTCTGAACGTCCAGGTAGGTGTTGGTTTTTACCTCGCCGGCCAAAACTACTTGTCCGGTCGTTACCAGTGTCTCGCAGGCCACCTTACTATTGGTATCCCATGCTAAAAAGTTGTCAATCAGTGCATCTGATATTTGATCGGCTACCTTGTCAGGATGTCCTTCAGATACGGACTCCGAGGTGAATAAGTATGGCATTGGAAACGAAATAAAAGTTAAAGAAATGTTTAAATGTGTGATAAAATTACCTCATGAGAAGCTCTTCTATTTTCCTAGTCGACGGCAAAAATAAGTAATCATTTAGATATTGACTTTGCGAATCGTATTGTTTGAGAATAATTTCCTCAATTTTATCAAATTTCGATCCATTTTCCGAATCGATTCTGTAAATGGTGTAGTTCAAGCTTTTAACTAAATTCGGTCAGTCCGTTGGCACGTTTCTTGTGAATTGGAAGATTTGCTTCCGCACGGTGGCAAGCCCGGTGCTTTGCAAGGGATCACCGGGCTGAACTCTGAATGACGGTATATGTAAATCTGCGTATTTCTATCGCTGAACCAAACAGTACTTCGTGAGCGGTTACAAAGATCGATCCGCGGAAAATAATTAAAGCCGGCGTTGTCGTAAAACTACGCCGGCTTTCTCCGATAAAACTAATTTCGTTTACTTAAATCGGAACGTTCACATGCCGCTCCGCATGGTAGCTCGAACGGACCAGCGGGCCCGATTCGACGTATTTCAGGCCGCGTTTCAGGCCTTCTTCCCTGTAATTCTCAAACATTTCCGGCGTGATCCACTCGATAACCTCGTGGTGCATTTTGGTAGGCTGCAGATATTGCCCGAGCGTCAGGATATCCAGGCCGTTTTCGACCAGGTCGTCCATGGCTTTGTATACTTCTTCCCGTGTTTCTCCCAGTCCCAGCATAATGCCCGATTTGGTGCGTTGCCCGAATTCCTTGGTACGTTTGATTTGTTCCAGGCTACGGGCGTACTTGGCTTGCGGGCGCACCGCACGGTATAAACGTTCTACCGTTTCCATGTTGTGGGAAACCACCTCCTGGCCCGCCTCGATCATGTGGATCAGCGCGTCCCAATTGCTTTTTACGTCGGGTATCAGCGTTTCGATAGTGGTTTCGGGCGTATTTTCCTTCACCTGGCGAACGGTCTGGTACCAGATTTCGGCGCCTTTGTCTTTCAGTTCATCACGGTTCACCGACGTGATTACCGCATGTTTCACCTGCATCAGCTTGATGGCTTCGGCAACGCGCCGGGGCTCGTCGGTATCGTATTCGTTGGGCCGCCCGGTAGCCACCGCACAAAAACTGCAACTTCTGGTACACACATTGCCGAGGATCATGAAGGTGGCCGTTCCGGCACCCCAGCATTCGCCCATATTCGGGCAGTTTCCACTTTCGCAAATGGTGTGGAGTTTATAATTATCGACCAGCTGTCTTACTTTCCTGAATTCAGGGCCTGCGGGAAGTTTAACCCGGAGCCAATCGGGACGTTTTCTGCGTTCCGACGGTATTACTGGCAGTTCAATCATAACAATCTGTAATCTCCGATGGCGCCGATATTTGGTACGTCATCAATTTATATAAATGGTAATTATCTTTTCTTGCTTCCAAAGTAAAGGGTCAGGTATCCGGATGTGAAAAAGGCTTTGTTTTGCGCATCCGCCATGATGGTGATTTTCCGCGAGAACGCTTCCGCGATGAAGCCAACCTCCACGCCTGTCACATTGTCGCGGAAGGCGCTCAGTTCAAAGCTCATGGCCGTTTTAATATGCAGGCCAGGTACGAGCTTGGACTTCCCGAAGCCCTGGAAAAAGCTGCCTGCCCCGATGATGTCACCCGAGCGGTCCGGCTTAAAAGGCTCGGTAGTCACACGGCCGTCGGAATTCTGATATTGGACCATGTAGGGTTTCTCGAAGCCGAGCGACGGACCCGCAGCCACGATCCCGCTAATGGATATCCCTTCGTCGTCCTGCCGGCTGAAAAGCGCTATTTCACGCCCGTATTCCGGACGAAGTACGAACAGGTAGTTTTGTTTACCATAAACCAGCCTCGCGCCTGTTACAAAATCCTGTGTAGAGAGTTCTTTGGGATGTTTCACATTCACAAGTTCGAGCGCCAGGTAGCGGTACGCATTCTTCCCGAACATTTTCGAACCCAATGCAGCCGACTGGCGGAATACCGCACCGCCGAGAATCCCGGAGTTGGTATTGGTAGTGATGCCCACAGAGGTAAATGACTTATAGGTCTCTTCCGCGTCCTCGTTATTCTTCACAGACCTGCGCTGAGCGTATATTTCTGTCGATAATGCAAACAGAATAGCTACTGAAAGTAAAAGTTTTACACGCATCATATTATTAGTATAAATTCTCTGTGACTATGTATGTGTCGTATGAACAGTGAAAGTACAAAATAATAGCGTATGCTTCTGTATATCGACACCACTTTAACGGTTTTTTGTACATTTATGTTCTTTAAACAAAAAAAGAAACAAAAAAAGCCTGCCACGGGGCTCTTACCGGCGAAAATGGCAGTAGTTTGTCGCTTTTCTAATGTCCTTTTAATCAGATTGCTTTGGTGAAAATCATCTATCAGGTTGCCATTCAGGTTTTCGCTTTTCTAATCAGGTTTGTTGCACCTTTCAATCACAAATTAAAACTCGGAGCGGAGGGTCGTAAAGGGCTGCTG harbors:
- a CDS encoding efflux RND transporter periplasmic adaptor subunit; amino-acid sequence: MRTIMLVAGIIVALVLGKLFIFSKPGEGPNAKKGGESKNAKSSGGAVPVNVFVVGKESIENQIFASGTVLPNEEVNLMSEISGRLVKLDIKEGSYVAKGQLIAKINDRELRAQLQKVAYNQDLSKKIEARQKKLLNVEAINLEEYDVTSNNIRVLEAEKEVIEAQLEKTEIRAPFSGRIGLKFISEGAYLAPGTPIATIVQSNPVKIDFTVPEKYSPSIRLGSSVKFNLDGDPSTYTARILAVDPKVDESLRTLRVRAVANNPEGRFVPGMFVKVLADLDANRSAMMIPTEAIVPVLKGKKVFVVKNGKAQEAMVTTGLRTDKKIQIIDGLQPGDSLITSGIIAIKPNTAVKVNL
- a CDS encoding efflux RND transporter permease subunit; its protein translation is MSISTLSIKRPVLAIVMNLLIILFGFLGYKFLGMREFPSIDPPVVSIRTSYTGANADIIESQITEPLEKQLNSIEGIKSISSTSSQGTSQITVEFDIGVDMERAANDVRDKVGSASRTLPLDIDGPPVVSKADANSEPIIVLTFTSNTRSHLEVSDYAENVIAQRLQTIEGVSEIRIFGQKKYAMRIWMDPVKMAALGITTQDVKAALDKENVELPSGKLAGDNTELTVKTIGRFRTEEDFNEMIVKNSATQTIHLKDVGFAQLGPENEETILRLDNVPMIGLAISPMPGANYLDIAKEVNKRMAAIKKELPKDYKLDTLIDNTIFVERSIEEVGETLLIAIVLVVIIIYLFFRDWLIAFRPLIDIPVSLIGTFFIMYIMGFSVNVLTLLAIVLATGLVVDDGIVVTENIFKKIEQGMSPIEAAIKGSNEIIFAVLSTSITLASVFLPVIFMEGFVGKLFREFGIVISAAVLISAFVSLTLTPMLNAYLVRKTHKKSWFYEKTEPFFEKITNDYGNALAKFLKMRWVAVPLVAATVGMVWFFGKDLQSELAPLDDRNWFRINMTTPEGSSFEFTDRYVQEVGNMLMDSMPGRKGLMLITSPGNSGLGAANTGSGRIALVDKKLRKESQQEIADYINKKLKQMPDAKSFVVQQQTISVDSRGGLPIQYVIQAPDFEKLREYLPKFMEEVSNDPTFAITDVNLKFSKPEIQIVIDREKAKSLGISVQDVAQTMQLAFAGQRFGYFTMNGRQYQVIGQYDRANRDEPLDLKSMFVKTNTGSLVQLDNIVKAEEESSPPQLFHYNRYMSATVQAALAPGKTIGDGIAAMDRIRDKLNDETIQTALSGSSRDYAESSSNTMFSFFLALVLIYFILAAQFESFVDPFIIMFTVPLAIGGAVFSLWFFDQTLNIFSQIGMIMLIGLVTKNGILIVEFANQLREQGRSIQEAALEAATLRFRPILMTSLATILGALPIAMALGSAGRSRMSMGIVIMGGLLFSLVLTLYVIPAIYTFFSRPKNFEKIKMIERVARDSELEEPAHF
- the lipA gene encoding lipoyl synthase, whose product is MIELPVIPSERRKRPDWLRVKLPAGPEFRKVRQLVDNYKLHTICESGNCPNMGECWGAGTATFMILGNVCTRSCSFCAVATGRPNEYDTDEPRRVAEAIKLMQVKHAVITSVNRDELKDKGAEIWYQTVRQVKENTPETTIETLIPDVKSNWDALIHMIEAGQEVVSHNMETVERLYRAVRPQAKYARSLEQIKRTKEFGQRTKSGIMLGLGETREEVYKAMDDLVENGLDILTLGQYLQPTKMHHEVIEWITPEMFENYREEGLKRGLKYVESGPLVRSSYHAERHVNVPI
- the metK gene encoding methionine adenosyltransferase; this encodes MPYLFTSESVSEGHPDKVADQISDALIDNFLAWDTNSKVACETLVTTGQVVLAGEVKTNTYLDVQKITRDVIKRIGYTKSEYMFEANSCGILSAIHDQSADINQGVDRAAAAEDFESKANAQGAGDQGMMFGYATRETANYMPLALDLAHKILQEMSYIRNNEPSLIPYLRPDAKSQVTIEYSDDNVPQRIDTIVVSTQHDDFDTEEAMLAKIKSDIIDIVIPRVKAKLTPELQKLFTGDITHHINPTGKFVIGGPHGDTGLTGRKIIVDTYGGKGAHGGGAFSGKDPSKVDRSAAYATRHIAKNMVAAGLCDEVLVQVSYAIGVAEPCGLYVNTYGTAKVADNDGAIAAKIGEIFDMRPYAIEQRLKLRNPIYSETAAYGHMGRKNEIVKKTFKGANGEEKEVEVELFTWEKLDFVDAIKAKFAL